The Coffea arabica cultivar ET-39 chromosome 9e, Coffea Arabica ET-39 HiFi, whole genome shotgun sequence genome has a window encoding:
- the LOC140014866 gene encoding uncharacterized protein, whose translation MVQFFVGALLSRYGPVSFIHRLKCLPSANRETRINWMKWTKTCERHTNYTEDQLLWNQLKIDGVFVAMIEGSNFIGKFGSYCKFFLLVREENLLVCAHEDLLVCPQENLSSLYLLGICYVSTCY comes from the exons ATGGTGCAGTTTTTTGTCGGTGCATTGCTTTCAAGATATGGACCTGTTAGTTTCATCCACAG GTTAAAGTGCTTACCATCTGCGAATCGAGAAACAAGGATAAACTGGATG AAGTGGACTAAGACATGCGAGAGGCACACAAACTACACTGAAGATCAGCTTTT GTGGAACCAGCTGAAGATTGATGGGGTGTTCGTGGCTATGATTGAAGGGTCTAATTTCATTGGAAAGTTTGGCAGCTACTGCAAGTTCTTTCTACTTGTTAGGGAAGAGAATCTTTTAGTTTGTGCACATGAGGATCTTTTAGTTTGTCCACAAGAGAATCTTTCAAGTTTGTACTTGTTAGGAATTTGCTATGTTAGTACTTGTTACTGA